In a single window of the Helicoverpa zea isolate HzStark_Cry1AcR chromosome 9, ilHelZeax1.1, whole genome shotgun sequence genome:
- the LOC124632991 gene encoding nuclear pore complex protein Nup214 isoform X1, producing the protein MDVLFGPNSVDEPSLLYKLQRKIKVFNTNDPLPNRGYNLVACASKYGLVFLASPDGNLTVYYLQQLIDKESEPQHMTIKLQEKPTHIAASCDHEMLAVTGGQLLSIYKITDFQNPNVSPALTLRCDVNPSTFVSALQWNPCIPDTIAIAYYDGTLLVSQVSTSQLKKVPSKARCLCWSPKGKQIVTGNSDGTLSQYKPDLTPAKTIAAPNLIEGAPVEALAVYWISTFQFAAVYKNATDNSRPAVTIINTPKAGQASCQNYEDICYSMGSNRPWYYYLLGLAQWNIIMASSSNGMEIASLGSADGANWVQWCQPDEARPELPLTDKKQENYPVGLCIDTCAAHQIQWDENTTLPHMPLLHVVSQSGLLTIFNVINLNKQAAQVCSPPQQIVLPAAAMTTSIPGEAPPQAAPAPTPASAPAPVAVPVAVPVAQPKPQVIQPQVQSMPAQPQGPPPQYNILNQPKPPRVQAQTQLFAAAPQQLEQKPTPVDIKPSPIAQLQASVAQTPAAPKLTPAQIQENAALKAEQEKINEMKANQELKNMLVKEVNDFQMELYKFMVKTRETQAKLQRDIDSINASFNYNSQDAEQLRKECSSDELRNAIAQLKLELVRACAVVAEARTHAEAKDNHQWTQADPLTTKRVASVKKLAYYVQNQLEQAQKSLDYKWNEAVLRDSQSNKSGPHMIRPVLDDVYQPLVKQQEILSRQQAVLRTLRNTLNECDVTPMFKSTSLLRNTPFRNKDPLSKLTKNILNMSLDTNDGKKKESLLTAQKLDALRDMLSNHKTVKIKPVNVEMRQHLATMRMNYEKSLKEKVQPEKQVKSEPEVEIKPVIKQVQPQPFAAPKVESKVEPKPEPFKPSPINVPSFTPVGGMKPTVPGLASVARTLFTEEPKPEPPKPQPQAAPLKPVAPAFSFSSTPASADTRSVLKDLLQNKQAKNEANTFMGQPICSPTSFAFTTTTATSTPAPTLFTSKPVGDNMFSKFQPQTFVQDSKPQAFAPEPKTQAFTSEPKLPAFSAEPKPFAENKLATSIFSSPKSSETGEPEAETKTVSLKPKTDKLTNLFALKTSTPIASPIVPDVLKTSKDVKTDATKPAEKEKSKENVPQKVEPKVVLKPASDNKEASKPLPLQTANKTSIFGTAPQPVSETTASTPSESQKPVEPKSETKAESVKVPEKTEEKTSSNISSIFGAVNLAASADNKSQPSTPTTEQTAPKPDSGKELESTTSVKPSLFSSTTTASPSAASVFGAAVTSQAKPASPATSIFSSGAQPSPTPSSVFGTSSQGSIFGNTSPTATTAASVFGSTAQSVFSSAANATKPSVFSTPAPATSEAPPSPQSVFGSTTAPATTQAGSIFGSTFGQTPAFGATTTSAPSSPTSVFGASTTSPVFGATPTTQASVFGAATTTTQSVFGSPTSATTQSSIFGSATPTTPSAFTSTTTPSSGAQSIFASATTTKPSVFSGAGSSVFGSASPNTGPSVFGAPSTQASVFGATTATTQSSVFGSPTPTSQASVFGSAPTTQASVFGSQPATTTQSSIFGGGEANMFAAASISTTSAPSPTTGGSIFGGGSSSPGSVFGGGSTNVFGGKAAFGQSNSSAAAIFGGGGATAFGQQKPATNFWSGGSGNTEGGFGSTGFGQTATTQASSIFGNTTGGSFSTPSPTGQAFGSPQAPAFGGGDKPSVFGSPQQSGESPAFGGSASFGAKPLFGQPSGFGSPPSGGGFGSSFGGFNKSPGGGFGAPAAFGGGATFGGAAFGSTSPGKMFGAAQPTGFGQPTQSNATFESLATQNTLTFGNLAQQAQAPQPQAPSFNTSPSFTGWRG; encoded by the exons ATGGATGTGTTGTTTGGGCCGAATTCGGTTGACGAACCG AGCCTACTCTATAAACTACAACGTAAAATCAAAGTGTTCAACACAAATGATCCTCTACCGAACAGGGGATACAACTTGGTTGCCTGTGCCAGCAAGTATGGACTTGTTTTTCTTGCTTCTCCCGATGGCAACTTAACAG TATACTATTTACAACAACTGATTGACAAGGAGAGTGAGCCGCAGCACATGACTATCAAACTACAAGAGAAGCCAACTCATATTGCTGCGAGTTGTGACCATGAAATGTTAGCAGTCACTGGAGGACAATTGCTGTCTATTTACAAGATTACTGACTTTCAGAATCCG aATGTATCACCAGCACTTACTCTAAGGTGTGATGTGAACCCATCCACCTTTGTGTCAGCTTTACAATGGAACCCTTGCATTCCTGATACAATTGCCATAGCTTACTATGACGGCACCCTGCTAGTGTCACAAGTTAGCACATCTCAACTCAAAAAAGTGCCATCTAAGGCGAG ATGCCTATGCTGGAGTCCTAAAGGCAAACAAATAGTGACTGGCAACAGTGATGGAACCCTTAGCCAGTACAAACCGGATCTGACTCCAGCTAAGACCATTGCCGCACCCAACTTGATTGAAGGCGCCCCTGTAGAAGCATTGGCAGTCTACTGGATATCTACGTTTCAGTTTGCCGCTGTGTATAAGAATGCTACAGATAATAGTCGGCCAG CGGTGACCATCATAAATACTCCGAAAGCTGGGCAGGCTAGCTGTCAGAACTATGAAGATATTTGTTACAGTATGGGATCAAATAGACCTTGGTACTACTACTTGCTTGGCTTGGCACAATG GAACATAATAATGGCGTCTTCATCAAACGGCATGGAGATAGCTTCCCTTGGATCAGCTGATGGAGCTAATTGGGTGCAGTGGTGCCAG CCTGATGAAGCAAGACCGGAACTACCTCTGACTGATAAGAAACAGGAGAACTATCCGGTCGGACTGTGCATCGATACCTGTGCTGCGCACCAAATTCAATGGG aTGAGAATACAACTCTCCCACACATGCCTCTCTTACACGTGGTGTCACAAAGCGGTCTGCTCACAATATTTAACGTCATTAACTTGAATAAACAAGCGGCTCAAGTATGCTCGCCACCGCAGCAGATTGTATTACCGGCTGCTGCTATGACTAC TTCAATCCCCGGCGAGGCTCCGCCGCAAGCTGCGCCTGCGCCGACGCCCGCGTCCGCCCCTGcacctgtggctgtgcctgtcgCTGTGCCTGTCGCTCAACCTAAA cCTCAAGTAATACAACCTCAAGTACAATCTATGCCAGCCCAGCCACAAGGACCGCCACCACAGTACAACATACTGAACCAACCGAAACCGCCCAGAGTACAGGCTCAGACTCAACTGTTTGCTGCag ctcCGCAACAACTAGAACAGAAACCAACGCCGGTAGATATTAAACCATCACCCATAGCTCAGCTGCAAGCTTCAGTG GCCCAAACACCCGCAGCGCCCAAACTGACgccagcacaaatacaagaaaatgCAGCGTTAAAAGCCGAACAAGAGAAGATCAACGAAATGAAAGCCAATCAGGAACTCAAGAATATGCTCGTCAAGGAAGTTAATGACTTCCAAATGGAGCTCTATAAGTTTATGGTGAAGACTAGGGAAACACAGGCTAAG TTACAACGCGACATAGACTCAATCAACGCCAGTTTCAACTACAACTCTCAAGACGCGGAACAACTAAGAAAAGAATGTTCCTCCGATGAATTGCGCAACGCCATCGCGCAACTCAAGTTAGAGCTCGTTCGCGCATGCGCTGTAGTCGCTGAGGCGAGGACGCATGCTGA AGCGAAGGATAACCATCAATGGACTCAAGCGGATCCTCTAACAACAAAACGAGTAGCATCTGTGAAGAAGCTAGCGTATTACGTACAAAATCAACTCGAACAAGCTCAGAAGTCTCTCGACTATAAGTGGAATGAAGCTGTGTTGAGGGATTCACAGTCTAATAA ATCAGGGCCACACATGATACGTCCAGTCCTAGATGACGTATATCAGCCTCTAGTCAAACAACAAGAGATACTGAGTCGGCAACAGGCCGTGTTACGTACACTTAGAAACACACTCAatgagtgtgacgtcacgcctATGTTTAAATCCACCTCGCTGTTGCGAAATACGCCGTTTAGGAACAA GGATCCCCTCTCAAAACTAACAAAGAACATTCTAAACATGAGTTTGGATACCAACGACGGTAAGAAGAAGGAGTCACTACTTACAGCGCAGAAACTCGATGCCTTAAGAGATATGCTTTCAAACCATAAGACAGTGAAGATTAAGCCTGTTAACGTAGAAATGAGACAGCATTTAGCAACAATGAGAATGAATTATGAAAAGAGTTTGAAAGAAAAGGTTCAGCCGGAGAAGCAAGTTAAAAGTGAGCCTGAGGTAGAAATTAAGCCTGTGATTAAACAAG TTCAACCTCAACCATTTGCAGCTCCTAAAGTGGAGTCGAAAGTAGAGCCTAAACCGGAGCCATTCAAGCCGTCGCCTATCAACGTGCCATCGTTCACGCCCGTCGGTGGCATGAAGCCCACTGTGCCGGGACTAGCTAGTGTGGCCCGAACACTGTTTACTGAAG AACCTAAACCAGAGCCACCGAAGCCACAACCTCAAGCGGCACCATTAAAGCCCGTAGCACCAGCGTTCAGTTTCTCAAGCACCCCCGCTTCAGCGGACACGAGGAGCGTTCTCAAAGACTTACTACAGAACAAGCAAGCTAAGAACGAAGCTAACACTTTCATGGGACAACCTATTTGTTCTCCTACTTCTTTTGCAT TTacaacaacaacagcaacaTCAACCCCGGCGCCAACACTATTCACAAGCAAACCCGTAGGAGATAACATGTTCAGTAAATTCCAACCACAGACATTTGTACAAGATTCTAAACCGCAGGCTTTTGCTCCGGAACCTAAAACTCAAGCATTCACCTCTGAACCGAAGCTACCAGCCTTCTCTGCAGAGCCAAAGCCTTTCGCAGAAAATAAACTAGCCACATCGATATTCAGCAGTCCAAAATCGAGCGAAACTGGGGAGCCTGAAGCCGAAACTAAAACTGTTTCTCTCAAACCTAAGACTGATAAACTGACAAATTTGTTCGCTTTGAAGACTTCTACCCCTATTGCTAGTCCAATTGTACCTGATGTTTTGAAGACTAGTAAAGATGTAAAGACTGATGCAACTAAACCTGCTGAGAAAGAGAAATCTAAGGAAAATGTTCCACAGAAAGTAGAGCCTAAAGTAGTGCTAAAGCCGGCTAGTGATAACAAAGAAGCTTCTAAACCGTTACCTCTGCAGACGGCAAATAAAACCTCTATATTTGGTACAGCGCCACAACCAGTTTCAGAAACAACTGCCTCTACTCCGA GTGAGTCCCAAAAACCCGTAGAACCAAAATCGGAAACTAAAGCAGAATCAGTGAAAGTACCAGAAAAAACAGAAGAAAAAACATCATCCAATATATCGTCTATATTCGGTGCAGTCAATCTTGCGGCTTCTGCAG ATAACAAATCTCAACCTAGTACTCCTACCACTGAACAAACAGCACCGAAACCAGACTCTGGAAAAGAATTAGAATCAACTACATCAGTGAAACCTTCACTATTCTCTTCTACAACTACTGCAAGTCCTTCTGCGGCCTCAGTATTCGGAgcggctgtgacgtcacaagctAAGCCTGCGTCACCAGCCACGTCGATATTTTCCTCAGGAGCTCAACCATCACCAACGCCTTCCTCTGTCTTTGGAACATCGTCTCAAGGATCTATATTCGGAAACACATCACCAACGGCTACAACAGCAGCTTCAGTATTTGGTTCTACTGCTCAATCAGTGTTCAGTAGTGCAGCCAATGCAACGAAACCCTCAGTGTTTAGTACTCCAGCACCAGCAACTTCTGAAGCGCCGCCGTCACCCCAATCAGTGTTTGGTTCGACAACAGCCCCAGCAACAACACAGGCGGGATCAATCTTTGGTTCCACTTTCGGTCAAACGCCTGCTTTTGGTGCAACTACTACATCAGCGCCGTCGTCTCCAACATCAGTGTTCGGAGCTTCGACTACGTCACCAGTGTTCGGTGCAACGCCGACCACACAAGCGTCAGTTTTCGGTGCAGCGACGACTACAACGCAATCTGTTTTCGGATCACCAACTTCTGCTACTACACAATCGTCTATATTCGGTAGTGCGACGCCGACTACTCCAAGCGCTTTCACATCGACGACTACCCCATCTTCTGGTGCACAGAGTATATTTGCTTCAGCAACTACAACAAAGCCGTCAGTGTTTAGTGGTGCTGGGTCTTCCGTATTTGGATCAGCATCGCCTAACACCGGGCCTTCTGTATTCGGTGCCCCTTCAACTCAAGCGTCAGTGTTTGGGGCGACAACTGCTACAACTCAGTCTTCGGTATTCGGGTCACCAACGCCTACCTCCCAAGCTTCGGTATTCGGCAGTGCACCGACAACGCAAGCGTCGGTATTCGGCTCTCAGCCCGCTACGACGACTCAGAGCTCTATATTCGGGGGCGGTGAAGCCAATATGTTTGCGGCTGCTAGCATATCTACTACGAGTGCACCTTCACCGACTACTGGCGGCAGTATATTTGGGGGTGGAAG CAGTTCGCCAGGCTCGGTATTCGGCGGTGGGAGCACCAATGTATTCGGCGGTAAGGCAGCATTCGGCCAGTCTAATTCGTCGGCGGCTGCGATCTTCGGCGGTGGTGGCGCCACGGCTTTCGGTCAACAGAAACCAGCTACCAACTTCTGGTCTGGTGGCAGTGGTAATACTGAAGGCGGATTTGGATCTACTGGATTTg GCCAAACAGCAACAACGCAAGCTTCATCAATATTCGGCAACACAACGGGCGGTAGTTTCAGCACGCCGTCTCCAACAGGCCAGGCGTTTGGAAGCCCACAAGCGCCGGCGTTCGGCGGCGGTGACAAGCCATCCGTGTTCGGATCGCCACAGCAATCCGGtgagt CACCCGCATTCGGTGGTTCCGCGTCCTTTGGTGCTAAGCCACTATTCGGGCAGCCTTCTGGCTTCGGATCGCCGCCAAGTGGAGGCGGTTTTGGCTCATCATTCGGTGGTTTCAACAAGAGTCCTGGAGGTGGCTTTGGGGCACCGGCTGCTTTTGGGGGCGGAGCCACCTTTGGAGGGGCGGCCTTTGGTAGCACTTCACCTGGGAAAATGTTTGGAGCTGCACAGCCAA CAGGTTTCGGTCAACCAACTCAATCCAACGCTACGTTCGAGAGCTTAGCGACACAGAACACGCTGACATTCGGCAACCTCGCGCAACAGGCGCAGGCGCCGCAACCACAAGCACCTAGCTTCAACAC ATCCCCATCTTTTACTGGTTGGCGAGGCTGA
- the LOC124632991 gene encoding nuclear pore complex protein Nup214 isoform X3 → MDVLFGPNSVDEPSLLYKLQRKIKVFNTNDPLPNRGYNLVACASKYGLVFLASPDGNLTVYYLQQLIDKESEPQHMTIKLQEKPTHIAASCDHEMLAVTGGQLLSIYKITDFQNPNVSPALTLRCDVNPSTFVSALQWNPCIPDTIAIAYYDGTLLVSQVSTSQLKKVPSKARCLCWSPKGKQIVTGNSDGTLSQYKPDLTPAKTIAAPNLIEGAPVEALAVYWISTFQFAAVYKNATDNSRPAVTIINTPKAGQASCQNYEDICYSMGSNRPWYYYLLGLAQWNIIMASSSNGMEIASLGSADGANWVQWCQPDEARPELPLTDKKQENYPVGLCIDTCAAHQIQWDENTTLPHMPLLHVVSQSGLLTIFNVINLNKQAAQVCSPPQQIVLPAAAMTTSIPGEAPPQAAPAPTPASAPAPVAVPVAVPVAQPKPQVIQPQVQSMPAQPQGPPPQYNILNQPKPPRVQAQTQLFAAAPQQLEQKPTPVDIKPSPIAQLQASVAQTPAAPKLTPAQIQENAALKAEQEKINEMKANQELKNMLVKEVNDFQMELYKFMVKTRETQAKLQRDIDSINASFNYNSQDAEQLRKECSSDELRNAIAQLKLELVRACAVVAEARTHAEAKDNHQWTQADPLTTKRVASVKKLAYYVQNQLEQAQKSLDYKWNEAVLRDSQSNKSGPHMIRPVLDDVYQPLVKQQEILSRQQAVLRTLRNTLNECDVTPMFKSTSLLRNTPFRNKDPLSKLTKNILNMSLDTNDGKKKESLLTAQKLDALRDMLSNHKTVKIKPVNVEMRQHLATMRMNYEKSLKEKVQPEKQVKSEPEVEIKPVIKQVQPQPFAAPKVESKVEPKPEPFKPSPINVPSFTPVGGMKPTVPGLASVARTLFTEEPKPEPPKPQPQAAPLKPVAPAFSFSSTPASADTRSVLKDLLQNKQAKNEANTFMGQPICSPTSFAFTTTTATSTPAPTLFTSKPVGDNMFSKFQPQTFVQDSKPQAFAPEPKTQAFTSEPKLPAFSAEPKPFAENKLATSIFSSPKSSETGEPEAETKTVSLKPKTDKLTNLFALKTSTPIASPIVPDVLKTSKDVKTDATKPAEKEKSKENVPQKVEPKVVLKPASDNKEASKPLPLQTANKTSIFGTAPQPVSETTASTPSESQKPVEPKSETKAESVKVPEKTEEKTSSNISSIFGAVNLAASADNKSQPSTPTTEQTAPKPDSGKELESTTSVKPSLFSSTTTASPSAASVFGAAVTSQAKPASPATSIFSSGAQPSPTPSSVFGTSSQGSIFGNTSPTATTAASVFGSTAQSVFSSAANATKPSVFSTPAPATSEAPPSPQSVFGSTTAPATTQAGSIFGSTFGQTPAFGATTTSAPSSPTSVFGASTTSPVFGATPTTQASVFGAATTTTQSVFGSPTSATTQSSIFGSATPTTPSAFTSTTTPSSGAQSIFASATTTKPSVFSGAGSSVFGSASPNTGPSVFGAPSTQASVFGATTATTQSSVFGSPTPTSQASVFGSAPTTQASVFGSQPATTTQSSIFGGGEANMFAAASISTTSAPSPTTGGSIFGGGSSSPGSVFGGGSTNVFGGKAAFGQSNSSAAAIFGGGGATAFGQQKPATNFWSGGSGNTEGGFGSTGFGQTATTQASSIFGNTTGGSFSTPSPTGQAFGSPQAPAFGGGDKPSVFGSPQQSAPAFGGSASFGAKPLFGQPSGFGSPPSGGGFGSSFGGFNKSPGGGFGAPAAFGGGATFGGAAFGSTSPGKMFGAAQPTGFGQPTQSNATFESLATQNTLTFGNLAQQAQAPQPQAPSFNTSPSFTGWRG, encoded by the exons ATGGATGTGTTGTTTGGGCCGAATTCGGTTGACGAACCG AGCCTACTCTATAAACTACAACGTAAAATCAAAGTGTTCAACACAAATGATCCTCTACCGAACAGGGGATACAACTTGGTTGCCTGTGCCAGCAAGTATGGACTTGTTTTTCTTGCTTCTCCCGATGGCAACTTAACAG TATACTATTTACAACAACTGATTGACAAGGAGAGTGAGCCGCAGCACATGACTATCAAACTACAAGAGAAGCCAACTCATATTGCTGCGAGTTGTGACCATGAAATGTTAGCAGTCACTGGAGGACAATTGCTGTCTATTTACAAGATTACTGACTTTCAGAATCCG aATGTATCACCAGCACTTACTCTAAGGTGTGATGTGAACCCATCCACCTTTGTGTCAGCTTTACAATGGAACCCTTGCATTCCTGATACAATTGCCATAGCTTACTATGACGGCACCCTGCTAGTGTCACAAGTTAGCACATCTCAACTCAAAAAAGTGCCATCTAAGGCGAG ATGCCTATGCTGGAGTCCTAAAGGCAAACAAATAGTGACTGGCAACAGTGATGGAACCCTTAGCCAGTACAAACCGGATCTGACTCCAGCTAAGACCATTGCCGCACCCAACTTGATTGAAGGCGCCCCTGTAGAAGCATTGGCAGTCTACTGGATATCTACGTTTCAGTTTGCCGCTGTGTATAAGAATGCTACAGATAATAGTCGGCCAG CGGTGACCATCATAAATACTCCGAAAGCTGGGCAGGCTAGCTGTCAGAACTATGAAGATATTTGTTACAGTATGGGATCAAATAGACCTTGGTACTACTACTTGCTTGGCTTGGCACAATG GAACATAATAATGGCGTCTTCATCAAACGGCATGGAGATAGCTTCCCTTGGATCAGCTGATGGAGCTAATTGGGTGCAGTGGTGCCAG CCTGATGAAGCAAGACCGGAACTACCTCTGACTGATAAGAAACAGGAGAACTATCCGGTCGGACTGTGCATCGATACCTGTGCTGCGCACCAAATTCAATGGG aTGAGAATACAACTCTCCCACACATGCCTCTCTTACACGTGGTGTCACAAAGCGGTCTGCTCACAATATTTAACGTCATTAACTTGAATAAACAAGCGGCTCAAGTATGCTCGCCACCGCAGCAGATTGTATTACCGGCTGCTGCTATGACTAC TTCAATCCCCGGCGAGGCTCCGCCGCAAGCTGCGCCTGCGCCGACGCCCGCGTCCGCCCCTGcacctgtggctgtgcctgtcgCTGTGCCTGTCGCTCAACCTAAA cCTCAAGTAATACAACCTCAAGTACAATCTATGCCAGCCCAGCCACAAGGACCGCCACCACAGTACAACATACTGAACCAACCGAAACCGCCCAGAGTACAGGCTCAGACTCAACTGTTTGCTGCag ctcCGCAACAACTAGAACAGAAACCAACGCCGGTAGATATTAAACCATCACCCATAGCTCAGCTGCAAGCTTCAGTG GCCCAAACACCCGCAGCGCCCAAACTGACgccagcacaaatacaagaaaatgCAGCGTTAAAAGCCGAACAAGAGAAGATCAACGAAATGAAAGCCAATCAGGAACTCAAGAATATGCTCGTCAAGGAAGTTAATGACTTCCAAATGGAGCTCTATAAGTTTATGGTGAAGACTAGGGAAACACAGGCTAAG TTACAACGCGACATAGACTCAATCAACGCCAGTTTCAACTACAACTCTCAAGACGCGGAACAACTAAGAAAAGAATGTTCCTCCGATGAATTGCGCAACGCCATCGCGCAACTCAAGTTAGAGCTCGTTCGCGCATGCGCTGTAGTCGCTGAGGCGAGGACGCATGCTGA AGCGAAGGATAACCATCAATGGACTCAAGCGGATCCTCTAACAACAAAACGAGTAGCATCTGTGAAGAAGCTAGCGTATTACGTACAAAATCAACTCGAACAAGCTCAGAAGTCTCTCGACTATAAGTGGAATGAAGCTGTGTTGAGGGATTCACAGTCTAATAA ATCAGGGCCACACATGATACGTCCAGTCCTAGATGACGTATATCAGCCTCTAGTCAAACAACAAGAGATACTGAGTCGGCAACAGGCCGTGTTACGTACACTTAGAAACACACTCAatgagtgtgacgtcacgcctATGTTTAAATCCACCTCGCTGTTGCGAAATACGCCGTTTAGGAACAA GGATCCCCTCTCAAAACTAACAAAGAACATTCTAAACATGAGTTTGGATACCAACGACGGTAAGAAGAAGGAGTCACTACTTACAGCGCAGAAACTCGATGCCTTAAGAGATATGCTTTCAAACCATAAGACAGTGAAGATTAAGCCTGTTAACGTAGAAATGAGACAGCATTTAGCAACAATGAGAATGAATTATGAAAAGAGTTTGAAAGAAAAGGTTCAGCCGGAGAAGCAAGTTAAAAGTGAGCCTGAGGTAGAAATTAAGCCTGTGATTAAACAAG TTCAACCTCAACCATTTGCAGCTCCTAAAGTGGAGTCGAAAGTAGAGCCTAAACCGGAGCCATTCAAGCCGTCGCCTATCAACGTGCCATCGTTCACGCCCGTCGGTGGCATGAAGCCCACTGTGCCGGGACTAGCTAGTGTGGCCCGAACACTGTTTACTGAAG AACCTAAACCAGAGCCACCGAAGCCACAACCTCAAGCGGCACCATTAAAGCCCGTAGCACCAGCGTTCAGTTTCTCAAGCACCCCCGCTTCAGCGGACACGAGGAGCGTTCTCAAAGACTTACTACAGAACAAGCAAGCTAAGAACGAAGCTAACACTTTCATGGGACAACCTATTTGTTCTCCTACTTCTTTTGCAT TTacaacaacaacagcaacaTCAACCCCGGCGCCAACACTATTCACAAGCAAACCCGTAGGAGATAACATGTTCAGTAAATTCCAACCACAGACATTTGTACAAGATTCTAAACCGCAGGCTTTTGCTCCGGAACCTAAAACTCAAGCATTCACCTCTGAACCGAAGCTACCAGCCTTCTCTGCAGAGCCAAAGCCTTTCGCAGAAAATAAACTAGCCACATCGATATTCAGCAGTCCAAAATCGAGCGAAACTGGGGAGCCTGAAGCCGAAACTAAAACTGTTTCTCTCAAACCTAAGACTGATAAACTGACAAATTTGTTCGCTTTGAAGACTTCTACCCCTATTGCTAGTCCAATTGTACCTGATGTTTTGAAGACTAGTAAAGATGTAAAGACTGATGCAACTAAACCTGCTGAGAAAGAGAAATCTAAGGAAAATGTTCCACAGAAAGTAGAGCCTAAAGTAGTGCTAAAGCCGGCTAGTGATAACAAAGAAGCTTCTAAACCGTTACCTCTGCAGACGGCAAATAAAACCTCTATATTTGGTACAGCGCCACAACCAGTTTCAGAAACAACTGCCTCTACTCCGA GTGAGTCCCAAAAACCCGTAGAACCAAAATCGGAAACTAAAGCAGAATCAGTGAAAGTACCAGAAAAAACAGAAGAAAAAACATCATCCAATATATCGTCTATATTCGGTGCAGTCAATCTTGCGGCTTCTGCAG ATAACAAATCTCAACCTAGTACTCCTACCACTGAACAAACAGCACCGAAACCAGACTCTGGAAAAGAATTAGAATCAACTACATCAGTGAAACCTTCACTATTCTCTTCTACAACTACTGCAAGTCCTTCTGCGGCCTCAGTATTCGGAgcggctgtgacgtcacaagctAAGCCTGCGTCACCAGCCACGTCGATATTTTCCTCAGGAGCTCAACCATCACCAACGCCTTCCTCTGTCTTTGGAACATCGTCTCAAGGATCTATATTCGGAAACACATCACCAACGGCTACAACAGCAGCTTCAGTATTTGGTTCTACTGCTCAATCAGTGTTCAGTAGTGCAGCCAATGCAACGAAACCCTCAGTGTTTAGTACTCCAGCACCAGCAACTTCTGAAGCGCCGCCGTCACCCCAATCAGTGTTTGGTTCGACAACAGCCCCAGCAACAACACAGGCGGGATCAATCTTTGGTTCCACTTTCGGTCAAACGCCTGCTTTTGGTGCAACTACTACATCAGCGCCGTCGTCTCCAACATCAGTGTTCGGAGCTTCGACTACGTCACCAGTGTTCGGTGCAACGCCGACCACACAAGCGTCAGTTTTCGGTGCAGCGACGACTACAACGCAATCTGTTTTCGGATCACCAACTTCTGCTACTACACAATCGTCTATATTCGGTAGTGCGACGCCGACTACTCCAAGCGCTTTCACATCGACGACTACCCCATCTTCTGGTGCACAGAGTATATTTGCTTCAGCAACTACAACAAAGCCGTCAGTGTTTAGTGGTGCTGGGTCTTCCGTATTTGGATCAGCATCGCCTAACACCGGGCCTTCTGTATTCGGTGCCCCTTCAACTCAAGCGTCAGTGTTTGGGGCGACAACTGCTACAACTCAGTCTTCGGTATTCGGGTCACCAACGCCTACCTCCCAAGCTTCGGTATTCGGCAGTGCACCGACAACGCAAGCGTCGGTATTCGGCTCTCAGCCCGCTACGACGACTCAGAGCTCTATATTCGGGGGCGGTGAAGCCAATATGTTTGCGGCTGCTAGCATATCTACTACGAGTGCACCTTCACCGACTACTGGCGGCAGTATATTTGGGGGTGGAAG CAGTTCGCCAGGCTCGGTATTCGGCGGTGGGAGCACCAATGTATTCGGCGGTAAGGCAGCATTCGGCCAGTCTAATTCGTCGGCGGCTGCGATCTTCGGCGGTGGTGGCGCCACGGCTTTCGGTCAACAGAAACCAGCTACCAACTTCTGGTCTGGTGGCAGTGGTAATACTGAAGGCGGATTTGGATCTACTGGATTTg GCCAAACAGCAACAACGCAAGCTTCATCAATATTCGGCAACACAACGGGCGGTAGTTTCAGCACGCCGTCTCCAACAGGCCAGGCGTTTGGAAGCCCACAAGCGCCGGCGTTCGGCGGCGGTGACAAGCCATCCGTGTTCGGATCGCCACAGCAATCCG CACCCGCATTCGGTGGTTCCGCGTCCTTTGGTGCTAAGCCACTATTCGGGCAGCCTTCTGGCTTCGGATCGCCGCCAAGTGGAGGCGGTTTTGGCTCATCATTCGGTGGTTTCAACAAGAGTCCTGGAGGTGGCTTTGGGGCACCGGCTGCTTTTGGGGGCGGAGCCACCTTTGGAGGGGCGGCCTTTGGTAGCACTTCACCTGGGAAAATGTTTGGAGCTGCACAGCCAA CAGGTTTCGGTCAACCAACTCAATCCAACGCTACGTTCGAGAGCTTAGCGACACAGAACACGCTGACATTCGGCAACCTCGCGCAACAGGCGCAGGCGCCGCAACCACAAGCACCTAGCTTCAACAC ATCCCCATCTTTTACTGGTTGGCGAGGCTGA